Proteins encoded in a region of the Streptomyces sp. NBC_00310 genome:
- a CDS encoding aldo/keto reductase gives MSTQPTTRPAVASGTFDLGGDLTVNRLGYGAMQLTGPGVWGEPRDPDEAVRVLRRAVELGVTFIDTADAYGPFVSEQLIRKALHPYADGLVIATKGGLTRPGPGDWRPNGRPEYLRQQVELSLRHLGLERIDLYQLHRIDPTVPLADQLGELARLQQEGKLRHVGVSEVTVEELKEARTHAEIVSVQNLYNLANRSAEDVLNYAEAENIAFIPWFPIATGELARPGGPLDAASKQHEASPSQLALAWLLRRSPVMLPIPGTSKVAHLEENTAAALVRLTDDEFSSLTDAV, from the coding sequence ATGAGCACACAGCCCACCACGCGCCCTGCGGTCGCCTCGGGCACTTTCGACCTGGGTGGCGACCTGACGGTCAACCGTCTCGGTTACGGCGCCATGCAGCTGACGGGCCCCGGCGTCTGGGGCGAGCCGCGAGATCCGGACGAGGCCGTCCGAGTCCTGCGCCGAGCTGTGGAGCTGGGCGTCACCTTCATCGACACGGCCGACGCCTACGGGCCGTTCGTCAGCGAGCAACTGATCCGCAAGGCTCTGCATCCCTACGCCGATGGCCTGGTCATCGCCACCAAGGGCGGTCTCACCCGCCCGGGCCCGGGCGACTGGCGCCCCAACGGCCGGCCTGAGTACCTGCGTCAGCAGGTGGAGTTGAGCCTGCGCCATCTCGGACTCGAGCGTATCGATCTGTATCAGCTGCATCGCATCGACCCCACGGTTCCGCTCGCCGACCAACTGGGGGAGCTGGCCCGGCTGCAGCAAGAAGGCAAGCTACGCCACGTCGGCGTGTCGGAAGTGACGGTCGAAGAGCTGAAGGAGGCCCGCACACACGCCGAGATCGTCTCCGTGCAGAACCTCTACAACCTCGCGAACCGCTCGGCTGAGGACGTACTCAACTACGCCGAGGCCGAGAACATCGCGTTCATCCCCTGGTTCCCGATCGCCACCGGCGAGCTCGCCCGCCCGGGCGGCCCACTGGACGCCGCATCCAAGCAGCATGAGGCGAGCCCCTCGCAGCTCGCCCTCGCCTGGCTCCTTCGCCGCTCCCCCGTGATGCTTCCGATTCCCGGCACCTCCAAGGTCGCGCATCTGGAGGAGAACACCGCTGCCGCGCTGGTCCGACTCACCGACGACGAGTTCAGCTCTCTCACCGACGCCGTCTGA
- a CDS encoding (2Fe-2S)-binding protein, with the protein MSAEQPEFDVLPPAGVGGSSSAPTRRTFIATSTAVGGAVVAGGVIGGTVLADAEEVSAAQAPPSSRVSLTVNGTRRTVTVDNRTSLLDLLREHLGLTGSKKGCNAGACGACTVLVDGQRHNACLTLAVRLEGAEVTTVEGLAEGDQLHPLQQAFIEQDAFQCGYCTPGQIVSGVGCIKEGHTGSPEEIREWMSGNVCRCGCYVKIVRAVEQTAGRK; encoded by the coding sequence ATGTCTGCTGAACAGCCTGAATTCGACGTTCTTCCCCCCGCCGGAGTCGGCGGGTCCTCATCGGCACCGACTCGGCGCACCTTCATCGCCACCAGCACCGCGGTCGGTGGTGCCGTGGTCGCGGGCGGTGTGATCGGCGGGACGGTCCTCGCCGACGCGGAGGAGGTGAGCGCTGCGCAGGCGCCGCCCTCCAGTCGCGTCTCCCTGACGGTCAACGGCACCCGACGGACCGTGACGGTCGACAACCGCACCTCATTGCTGGACCTGCTGCGCGAGCACCTCGGCCTCACGGGCTCGAAGAAGGGCTGCAACGCCGGGGCCTGCGGGGCGTGCACGGTGCTGGTCGACGGGCAGCGGCACAACGCCTGTCTGACGCTCGCGGTGCGGCTGGAGGGGGCGGAGGTCACCACGGTCGAGGGCCTGGCCGAGGGCGATCAACTCCATCCGCTACAGCAGGCGTTCATCGAGCAGGACGCCTTCCAGTGCGGCTACTGCACTCCCGGCCAGATTGTCTCCGGTGTCGGGTGCATCAAGGAGGGCCACACCGGTTCGCCGGAGGAGATCCGGGAGTGGATGAGCGGCAACGTCTGCCGCTGCGGTTGCTATGTGAAGATCGTGCGCGCGGTGGAGCAGACCGCGGGCCGGAAGTGA
- a CDS encoding cyclophilin-like fold protein: MLTGRLWDNATARDLIDKLPVTVEFSDHQNMEKTGPLPEELSTQGMPAGEDPSPGDIGYYAPGGDLVFYYGDVPYYDGILRIGQFDGDMDAIADQENGFTARVEPAD, translated from the coding sequence GTGCTCACGGGCCGGCTCTGGGACAACGCCACCGCTCGGGACCTGATCGACAAGCTCCCGGTCACCGTGGAGTTCAGCGACCACCAGAACATGGAGAAGACGGGGCCGCTACCCGAGGAGCTTTCCACGCAGGGCATGCCCGCGGGAGAAGACCCCAGCCCGGGGGACATCGGCTACTACGCGCCGGGGGGCGACCTGGTCTTCTACTACGGCGATGTGCCCTACTACGACGGCATCCTGAGGATCGGTCAGTTCGACGGCGACATGGACGCGATCGCCGACCAGGAGAATGGCTTCACCGCGAGGGTCGAGCCGGCCGACTGA
- a CDS encoding MmyB family transcriptional regulator, with translation MFALARGHTASAPRRVAPARRVRASVQRILDALDVPAVAQNPRQDLIAANELGRALYATPFDSTDQPPNLARFVFLDHRAQAFYPNWNLACRITAAALRAEAVRTPLDPALTALIDDLGTESPVFREVWAHHEVRAHHTGLRQLRHPVVGDLSLAFEILDVQADQGLSIVVHSAGPTTPTAAGLAHLSRWAAESRPASASDAETVRT, from the coding sequence CTGTTCGCGCTCGCCCGCGGTCACACGGCATCCGCTCCGCGCCGAGTTGCTCCCGCTCGCCGTGTCCGGGCATCGGTGCAACGGATCCTTGACGCGCTGGACGTCCCAGCCGTCGCACAGAACCCGCGGCAGGACCTGATCGCGGCGAACGAACTCGGGAGAGCACTGTACGCCACGCCGTTCGACAGCACCGACCAGCCGCCGAACCTGGCTCGCTTCGTTTTCCTGGACCACCGCGCCCAGGCGTTCTACCCCAACTGGAACCTCGCCTGCCGCATCACGGCGGCGGCCCTCCGCGCCGAAGCGGTACGCACCCCGCTCGACCCGGCGCTCACCGCTCTGATCGACGATCTCGGGACAGAGAGCCCGGTCTTCCGCGAAGTATGGGCTCACCACGAGGTGCGTGCGCACCACACCGGACTGCGGCAGTTGCGTCATCCGGTCGTGGGAGACCTCAGCCTTGCCTTCGAGATCCTTGACGTGCAGGCCGACCAAGGACTTTCGATCGTCGTCCACAGCGCCGGACCGACGACGCCGACGGCCGCCGGACTGGCTCACCTGAGCAGGTGGGCCGCCGAATCCAGGCCGGCTTCCGCGAGCGACGCAGAGACCGTGAGGACCTGA
- a CDS encoding ISL3 family transposase translates to MSPHLDAVRVERVWVAGGVVRIAACTRELAVECPDCGRGSGRVHSRYDRTLADVAVGGRPVLIGLSVRRLFCDSPDCGRRTFAEQVEGLTARYQRRSPLLQHLVEMAGVLLAGRGGARLLQILNVPLSRTSVLFHLMRLPLPPAAAPRVLGVDDFALYADVYGTLLVDAETRLPIELWAGRDAGQLAAWLRTHPGVEVVCRDGSLIYRQGISDGAPDAVQVSDRFHLWQGLSKRVGDIAAAHRDCLSAAVPEPEPVSPPAGLSDQADTPARRHAKRLFEAVHAVTDTGLSLNAIARELGLNRRTVRKYARAATWQECLRRTPPRRPTSLDPYLDYLRQRWEEGEHTATVLHQEIVAKGYRGHYQRVKMALAPLRRGLPVNTPHERPPSPREVARWITTTPSRRSLHVAEGLRRLLDHCPELHRTHDLVRQFATMLDIRNAAPLPAWLEQLTTARLPALASLANAIREDQAAVVQGITTPFNSGVNEGRITDLKLQKRIMAGRAGVPLLRHRVILIACLRRRYL, encoded by the coding sequence ATGTCTCCGCACCTTGATGCGGTGCGGGTGGAACGAGTGTGGGTCGCGGGTGGCGTGGTCCGCATCGCGGCCTGCACCCGCGAGTTGGCAGTGGAGTGTCCAGACTGTGGTCGCGGTTCTGGGCGGGTGCACAGTCGCTACGACCGCACGCTGGCCGACGTGGCGGTGGGTGGCCGTCCGGTGCTGATCGGGCTGTCGGTGCGGCGGTTGTTCTGTGACAGCCCGGACTGCGGGCGGCGGACGTTCGCCGAGCAGGTCGAGGGGCTGACGGCGCGCTACCAGCGTCGCAGCCCGCTGCTGCAGCACCTGGTGGAGATGGCCGGGGTGCTACTGGCCGGCCGGGGCGGCGCCCGGTTGCTGCAGATCCTGAATGTGCCACTGTCGCGGACCAGCGTGCTGTTCCACCTGATGCGCTTGCCGCTCCCGCCGGCAGCGGCCCCGCGGGTGCTGGGCGTGGACGACTTCGCGCTGTATGCGGACGTCTATGGAACCCTGCTGGTGGATGCCGAGACCCGGTTGCCGATCGAGCTATGGGCCGGGCGCGACGCCGGGCAGCTGGCTGCCTGGCTGCGGACGCATCCCGGCGTTGAGGTGGTCTGCCGGGACGGCTCGCTCATCTACCGTCAGGGCATCTCCGACGGTGCCCCCGACGCGGTGCAGGTCAGCGACCGCTTCCATCTGTGGCAGGGGCTGTCGAAGAGGGTCGGGGACATCGCTGCCGCACACCGCGACTGCCTGTCCGCCGCAGTTCCCGAGCCCGAACCGGTATCGCCACCAGCGGGGCTGTCCGACCAGGCCGACACTCCCGCCCGCCGCCATGCGAAGCGGCTGTTCGAGGCGGTGCACGCGGTGACCGACACCGGTCTCTCGCTCAACGCCATAGCCCGTGAGCTGGGCTTGAACAGGCGCACGGTGCGCAAATACGCCCGAGCAGCCACCTGGCAGGAATGTCTACGACGCACCCCACCCCGCCGTCCCACCAGCCTCGACCCCTACCTGGACTACCTGCGGCAACGCTGGGAGGAAGGTGAGCACACCGCGACAGTGCTGCACCAGGAGATCGTCGCCAAGGGTTACCGCGGTCACTATCAGCGGGTCAAGATGGCCCTCGCGCCGCTGCGTCGCGGCCTACCGGTCAACACCCCACACGAACGGCCTCCTTCGCCCCGCGAAGTCGCCCGTTGGATCACCACCACGCCATCCCGCCGCAGCTTGCACGTCGCTGAGGGACTCAGGCGGCTGCTCGACCACTGCCCGGAACTGCACCGCACCCACGATCTGGTGCGTCAGTTCGCCACCATGCTCGACATCCGCAACGCCGCCCCGCTGCCAGCCTGGCTTGAGCAGCTCACTACCGCTCGCCTCCCGGCCCTCGCCAGCCTGGCCAACGCCATCCGGGAAGACCAAGCCGCAGTCGTGCAGGGCATCACCACCCCGTTCAATTCCGGCGTCAACGAGGGCCGCATCACCGATTTGAAACTCCAGAAGCGGATCATGGCCGGCCGCGCGGGAGTTCCTTTGCTCCGCCACCGCGTCATCCTCATAGCCTGTCTCCGACGCCGCTACCTATGA
- a CDS encoding transposase, whose amino-acid sequence MGGDLADVRVWASELDAVHGRFVHRFSRSEPRESVLAYMRGLIAPLQRKNGWTLAEEAGHAGPDRIQRMLNRIEWDADEVLDDVRRYVVDNLGDREAVLIVDDTGFLKKGTRSAGVQRQYSGTAGARISISARQRGVGGSLRYDFVSVGPRCRSCSAGQVRSDPAALR is encoded by the coding sequence ATGGGTGGGGACCTTGCTGATGTGCGTGTGTGGGCGAGTGAGTTGGATGCGGTGCACGGGCGGTTTGTGCACCGGTTCAGCCGGTCGGAGCCGCGGGAGTCGGTGCTGGCCTATATGCGGGGCCTGATCGCTCCGTTGCAGCGGAAGAACGGCTGGACGCTGGCGGAGGAGGCCGGCCATGCCGGCCCGGACCGTATCCAGAGGATGTTGAACCGGATCGAGTGGGACGCCGACGAGGTCCTCGACGATGTGCGCCGCTACGTGGTCGACAACCTCGGTGACCGGGAGGCGGTGCTCATCGTTGACGACACGGGCTTCCTGAAGAAGGGCACCCGCTCGGCAGGAGTGCAGCGGCAGTATTCCGGCACCGCGGGGGCCCGTATCTCAATAAGTGCTCGGCAGAGGGGTGTTGGTGGGAGTCTGAGATATGACTTCGTGTCTGTCGGGCCGCGTTGCCGCTCGTGCTCTGCGGGCCAAGTTCGATCAGATCCTGCCGCACTTCGATGA
- a CDS encoding LuxR C-terminal-related transcriptional regulator, with amino-acid sequence MTIQTSGVGKLPATLTTFVGRCHTLAEVRDQLGTTRLLTLTGAGGVGKTRLAVEVAASAAEFADGVWLVDLATVRDPSLVASVTATALGMPDLGTGPVIDQLAAFLTHRRALIVLDNCEHLVDACADLAHALLSACPALRILATSRRALGIYGERVFAVPPLAPHDAVELLRDRANAVRPEFQVTDGNRAQVRRLCEVLDGLPLAIELAASRLRTLTVDEAVNRMENRFGLLTSGSRVARPHHRTLRALIDWSHELCTPDERLLWHRLSVFAGDFGLDAAEAVCAGDGIGRDEVLDLLDRLVVQSIVVPTERESLPRYWLLETIRQYGRDQLAESGQEQHTLQRHHDFYLALAERDADGWYGPGQQESLTRLRAEHANLRAALVQGGDPQATLALATALRFQWCEGGFAGEGRRWLDHMLAAAPEPTPARARALWVAAWVAVLQRDHALAYRWLDEAAELGEQLDDPVVCAHVQGLRGALALFGGRLEEAVSLLEEAAAAHRGTGEEIGMAHALTLMAIAQYHLGDPRITETSRQALALAAEHDERLVRAHVQWALSYDACRRGDLADAAARLRVALENEQGFNHYIRVGVMLEQLAWVTAAGGDHKQAGRLLGATRALWRDLDAPISAFGPHTAEQHDRCEEEIVRALGPAAYEKALADGGRHRGPDEAIAYALRPRPEPVATAPATPVPSPLTPREQEVAALVAKGMSNGQIASVLGRSPRTVHGHIENILAKLDFACRAQIASWWTANQAATP; translated from the coding sequence GTGACCATCCAGACATCAGGCGTGGGGAAACTGCCCGCGACCTTGACCACGTTCGTGGGCAGGTGTCACACCCTCGCCGAGGTGCGCGACCAGCTGGGGACGACACGGCTGCTGACGCTTACCGGTGCGGGCGGGGTGGGCAAGACTCGCCTGGCGGTGGAAGTGGCCGCGTCGGCGGCGGAATTCGCGGACGGCGTGTGGCTGGTGGATTTGGCGACGGTACGGGACCCGTCTCTGGTGGCGAGCGTCACGGCGACCGCGCTGGGGATGCCGGACCTGGGCACCGGGCCGGTCATCGACCAGCTCGCCGCCTTTCTGACCCACCGCCGGGCGCTGATCGTGCTGGACAACTGCGAGCACCTCGTCGACGCCTGCGCCGATCTGGCCCATGCGCTGCTGTCGGCCTGCCCGGCGCTGCGCATACTGGCGACGAGCCGTCGGGCGCTGGGAATCTACGGCGAGCGCGTCTTCGCCGTTCCTCCGCTGGCGCCGCACGACGCGGTGGAGCTGCTGCGGGACCGGGCCAACGCCGTCCGCCCGGAGTTCCAGGTCACCGACGGCAACCGCGCCCAGGTCCGCCGACTGTGCGAGGTCCTGGACGGGCTGCCGCTGGCCATCGAGCTGGCCGCGTCCCGGCTGCGGACCCTCACCGTCGACGAGGCCGTGAACCGGATGGAGAACCGCTTCGGACTGCTCACGAGCGGCAGCCGGGTCGCCCGGCCGCACCACCGGACGCTACGCGCGTTGATCGACTGGAGCCACGAGCTGTGCACCCCCGACGAACGGCTGCTGTGGCACCGACTGTCGGTCTTCGCCGGCGACTTCGGCCTGGACGCGGCCGAGGCCGTCTGTGCGGGCGACGGCATCGGCCGGGACGAGGTACTCGATCTCCTCGATCGACTGGTCGTCCAGTCGATCGTGGTGCCCACCGAGCGCGAGAGCCTGCCGCGCTACTGGCTGCTGGAGACCATCCGCCAGTACGGGCGGGACCAGCTCGCCGAATCCGGCCAAGAGCAGCACACACTACAACGGCACCACGACTTCTACCTGGCCCTCGCCGAGCGCGATGCCGACGGCTGGTACGGCCCCGGCCAGCAGGAGAGCCTGACCCGGCTGCGTGCCGAGCATGCCAACCTGCGCGCGGCGCTGGTCCAGGGCGGCGACCCTCAGGCCACCCTGGCGTTGGCCACCGCGCTGCGTTTCCAGTGGTGCGAGGGCGGATTCGCAGGTGAGGGACGCCGCTGGCTCGACCACATGCTCGCCGCCGCACCCGAACCCACCCCGGCCCGGGCCAGGGCGCTGTGGGTCGCCGCCTGGGTGGCGGTGCTGCAGCGCGATCACGCTTTGGCGTACCGGTGGCTGGACGAGGCCGCAGAGCTGGGCGAACAGCTGGACGACCCTGTGGTGTGCGCCCACGTCCAGGGCCTGCGTGGCGCGTTGGCGTTGTTCGGCGGCCGGCTGGAGGAGGCCGTGTCCTTGTTGGAGGAAGCAGCAGCCGCTCACAGGGGGACAGGCGAGGAGATCGGGATGGCCCACGCGCTGACCCTGATGGCTATCGCCCAATACCACCTCGGGGATCCACGCATCACGGAGACCAGCAGGCAGGCACTCGCCCTCGCCGCGGAGCATGACGAGCGGTTGGTCCGCGCGCATGTGCAGTGGGCGCTCAGCTACGACGCGTGCAGGCGCGGCGACCTGGCGGATGCTGCGGCAAGGCTCCGGGTCGCGCTGGAGAACGAGCAGGGGTTCAACCACTACATCAGGGTCGGCGTGATGCTGGAGCAGCTCGCCTGGGTCACCGCCGCGGGCGGTGACCACAAGCAGGCGGGGCGGTTGCTGGGTGCCACGCGTGCTCTGTGGCGGGACCTCGACGCGCCCATCTCGGCGTTCGGACCGCACACGGCCGAGCAGCACGACCGGTGCGAGGAGGAAATCGTACGGGCTCTGGGCCCGGCGGCTTATGAGAAGGCCCTCGCGGATGGCGGCCGCCACCGCGGCCCCGACGAGGCCATCGCCTACGCCCTGCGCCCCCGGCCCGAGCCCGTCGCCACGGCCCCCGCCACTCCCGTCCCGAGCCCGCTGACCCCCCGGGAGCAGGAGGTGGCCGCGCTTGTGGCCAAGGGCATGAGCAACGGGCAGATCGCCTCTGTGCTCGGACGCTCCCCGCGCACGGTCCACGGCCACATCGAGAACATCCTGGCCAAGCTGGACTTCGCGTGTCGCGCCCAGATCGCGTCCTGGTGGACAGCGAACCAGGCAGCCACCCCTTAG
- a CDS encoding TetR/AcrR family transcriptional regulator, with amino-acid sequence MTRYRESVRSLLKERILDAAYERVAAEGWDRLKMTHIATTAGVSRQTVYTEYGSRAAIGHALVMREVERFLTGIQDQLLAYPGDMRAAITAAIGYTLRTAADNPLLKAILTSSRGGDEDLLTHLTTRSEPLLDTAISMLTAYAAEVWPEIDTHSRGLAVEAVVRLTVSHLVQPVLPPDLTAERIAEITMRVTQV; translated from the coding sequence ATGACGCGCTATCGAGAGTCGGTCCGCTCCCTGCTCAAGGAACGGATCCTGGACGCCGCCTACGAGCGGGTCGCGGCCGAGGGCTGGGACCGGCTGAAGATGACCCATATCGCCACCACCGCCGGAGTGAGCCGGCAGACCGTCTACACCGAGTACGGCTCCAGGGCGGCCATCGGCCACGCACTGGTGATGCGCGAGGTGGAACGCTTTCTCACCGGCATACAAGACCAGCTCCTCGCGTACCCAGGCGACATGAGGGCCGCCATCACAGCTGCCATCGGGTACACCCTGCGCACGGCAGCCGACAATCCGCTGCTCAAGGCCATCCTGACCAGCAGCCGGGGCGGTGACGAGGATCTGCTCACCCACTTGACGACGCGCTCCGAGCCCCTCCTGGACACCGCCATCAGCATGCTCACCGCCTACGCGGCGGAGGTCTGGCCCGAGATCGACACCCACTCGCGGGGGCTGGCCGTCGAAGCGGTGGTGCGCCTGACGGTCAGCCATCTCGTCCAGCCGGTTCTGCCACCCGATCTCACCGCGGAGCGCATCGCCGAGATCACCATGCGGGTCACACAAGTCTGA
- a CDS encoding aldo/keto reductase, producing the protein MQYTHLGRSGLKISRLALGTMNFGDATDEATAFKIMDDALETGINLFDTADVYGGPQSPDMEQGYGLSEEIIGRWLAQGGGRRERIVLATKVYQPMGTGPNDKYLSAYKIRKAAEDSLRRLKTDHIDLYQMHHIDRSTPWEEVWQAMEQLVREGKVTYVGSSNFAGWQIATAQNAAASRNFMGLVSEQSLYNLTARTIELEVIPALRYYGIGLVPWSPLGGGLLGGVLKKTQSGRRSSPQMQQTVEQHRPQLEAYENLCDEIGEQPADIALAWLLHNPVLTATIVGPRTPEQLATSRRALDITLSHETLDKLDKIWPGPGGEAPEAYAW; encoded by the coding sequence ATGCAGTACACACATCTGGGACGTAGTGGCCTGAAGATCAGTCGGCTCGCCCTGGGCACGATGAACTTCGGTGATGCGACGGACGAAGCCACCGCCTTCAAGATCATGGACGATGCCCTGGAGACGGGTATCAACCTGTTCGATACCGCCGATGTCTATGGCGGGCCGCAGAGTCCCGACATGGAGCAGGGCTACGGCCTGTCCGAGGAGATCATCGGCCGGTGGCTTGCCCAGGGCGGCGGGCGCCGCGAACGGATTGTACTGGCGACCAAGGTGTACCAGCCGATGGGCACCGGCCCCAACGACAAGTACCTGTCCGCGTACAAGATCCGCAAGGCAGCGGAGGACAGCCTGCGACGCCTCAAGACTGACCACATTGACCTCTACCAGATGCACCACATCGACCGGTCGACCCCGTGGGAGGAGGTCTGGCAGGCGATGGAGCAGCTGGTACGCGAGGGCAAGGTGACCTACGTCGGCAGCAGCAACTTCGCCGGCTGGCAGATCGCGACCGCGCAGAACGCCGCCGCCTCCCGCAACTTCATGGGCCTGGTGTCCGAGCAGAGCCTGTATAACCTGACCGCCCGCACCATCGAGCTGGAGGTGATTCCGGCGCTGCGGTACTACGGAATCGGTCTGGTCCCATGGAGCCCGCTGGGCGGCGGACTGCTCGGGGGCGTACTGAAGAAGACACAGAGTGGTCGCCGATCCTCACCGCAGATGCAGCAGACCGTCGAACAGCACCGTCCCCAGCTGGAGGCGTACGAGAACCTGTGCGATGAGATCGGCGAACAACCTGCCGACATCGCCCTCGCCTGGCTGCTGCACAACCCGGTCCTCACCGCCACGATCGTCGGCCCCCGCACCCCCGAACAGCTCGCCACCAGCCGGCGCGCCTTGGACATCACCCTGTCACACGAGACACTCGACAAGCTCGACAAGATCTGGCCCGGCCCCGGCGGCGAAGCCCCCGAGGCATACGCCTGGTAA
- a CDS encoding IS1380 family transposase yields MSVQAEGTFYVQAIGLRPKVQVSADGSGVVGHAGARLLADLADATGLTAAYSAALRPLRPRGTGHDPGRIATDLAVMLADGGEALADLAVLRDQAAVFGPVASTPTAWRLLADVDETALASLASARAQAREVAWLQAADHGEGIPAARAAGRPLPGLVLDLDATLITCHSEKAQAAPTYKGGFGFHPLLCFLANTGEALAGLLRPGNAGANTASDHITVLDQALAQIPDAHRHGTDILIRTDSAGSAKAFLAHVRDLHKRGIRTYFSAGYAITGTVRRAIGTMPDRLWHPALNQDGTLREGAEVAELTGMIELDGYPNGTRVIVRRERPHPGAQLSLFDQDEGRRHQVFLTDTPYSGGGSAQFLEARHRGHASVEDHIRCGKNTGFGRFPSRDFHVNSAWLELSLTAIDLLAWTRVLLLDGELAAAEPKKLRYRLLHVAARLTRGGRRLHLRISATWPWRNELVMAFHRLAALPRPAS; encoded by the coding sequence CTGTCGGTCCAGGCGGAGGGCACTTTCTACGTGCAGGCTATCGGGTTGCGTCCCAAGGTTCAGGTCAGTGCCGATGGTTCGGGGGTGGTCGGTCATGCCGGGGCACGGTTACTGGCGGATCTTGCTGATGCCACCGGGCTGACCGCCGCGTACTCCGCCGCGCTCAGGCCGCTTCGGCCGCGCGGGACAGGACATGATCCAGGCCGGATCGCCACCGACCTGGCGGTGATGCTCGCCGATGGCGGCGAGGCCCTCGCAGACCTTGCCGTACTGCGGGACCAGGCAGCAGTCTTCGGCCCTGTCGCCTCGACACCGACGGCCTGGCGGCTGCTCGCCGATGTCGACGAAACGGCCCTCGCCTCGCTGGCTTCTGCCCGCGCCCAGGCCCGGGAAGTCGCCTGGCTGCAGGCCGCCGATCACGGTGAGGGCATCCCCGCAGCCCGGGCCGCGGGACGCCCACTGCCCGGGCTGGTCCTGGACCTCGACGCCACGCTGATCACCTGCCACTCCGAGAAAGCGCAGGCCGCACCCACCTATAAGGGCGGCTTCGGCTTCCACCCGCTGCTGTGCTTCCTGGCCAACACCGGCGAGGCACTGGCCGGCCTGCTGCGGCCCGGGAACGCCGGCGCCAACACCGCGAGCGACCACATCACCGTGCTCGACCAGGCACTCGCCCAGATCCCCGACGCCCACCGGCACGGCACCGACATCCTCATCCGCACCGACAGCGCCGGATCCGCGAAAGCCTTCCTCGCCCACGTCCGCGACCTGCACAAACGAGGCATCCGCACCTACTTCTCGGCCGGATACGCCATCACCGGAACGGTCCGCCGCGCCATTGGGACCATGCCCGACCGCCTCTGGCATCCCGCCCTGAACCAGGACGGAACCCTGCGTGAGGGCGCCGAGGTCGCCGAGCTGACAGGCATGATCGAGCTGGACGGCTATCCGAACGGCACCCGCGTCATCGTGCGCCGGGAACGGCCGCACCCCGGAGCCCAGCTGTCCCTGTTCGACCAGGACGAGGGCCGGCGTCATCAGGTGTTCCTCACCGACACCCCCTACTCCGGTGGCGGCTCCGCCCAGTTCCTGGAAGCCCGCCACCGCGGGCACGCATCCGTCGAGGACCACATCCGGTGCGGCAAGAACACCGGCTTCGGCCGCTTCCCCTCCCGAGACTTCCACGTCAACTCCGCCTGGCTCGAACTCAGCCTCACCGCGATCGACCTGCTGGCCTGGACGCGCGTCCTGCTGCTGGACGGCGAACTCGCGGCCGCCGAGCCGAAGAAGCTCCGCTACCGGCTACTGCACGTCGCCGCACGCCTCACCCGCGGCGGCCGCCGTCTGCACCTGCGGATATCAGCCACCTGGCCCTGGAGAAACGAGCTGGTCATGGCCTTCCATCGCCTGGCCGCGCTGCCCCGCCCGGCCAGCTGA
- a CDS encoding metal-sensitive transcriptional regulator: MKVDEEASTAVLNRLRRAQGQLAGVIAMIEAGRDCKDVVTQLAAVSRALDRAGFKIVASGMRQCMTAADEDAPPMSEAELEKLFLALA, from the coding sequence GTGAAGGTCGACGAGGAAGCCAGCACCGCCGTTCTCAACCGCCTCCGTCGCGCCCAGGGGCAGCTCGCCGGCGTGATCGCCATGATCGAGGCCGGCCGCGACTGCAAGGACGTCGTCACTCAACTCGCCGCGGTTTCCCGGGCCCTGGACCGCGCCGGCTTCAAAATCGTCGCCAGTGGCATGCGCCAGTGCATGACCGCCGCCGACGAGGACGCACCACCGATGAGCGAAGCCGAACTCGAAAAACTCTTCCTCGCCCTCGCCTGA
- a CDS encoding DUF302 domain-containing protein, translated as MSYDRTVSLTSDFGTTVDAVREALAAQGFGVLTEIDITATLKAKLGHDMEDYLILGACNPPLAHRAIEADRAIGLLLPCNVVVRREGDHTLVQALDPNTMVALTGLPALQPVAQEAAARLDAALASLA; from the coding sequence GTGAGCTACGACCGCACCGTCAGCCTGACCAGTGACTTCGGTACCACGGTCGACGCCGTACGCGAAGCCCTCGCCGCCCAGGGCTTCGGCGTCCTCACCGAGATCGACATCACAGCCACCCTCAAGGCCAAGCTCGGCCACGACATGGAGGACTACCTGATCCTCGGCGCCTGCAACCCGCCCCTGGCCCACCGCGCCATCGAAGCCGACCGCGCCATCGGTCTACTGCTGCCCTGCAACGTCGTCGTACGCCGAGAGGGCGACCACACGCTCGTCCAGGCCCTGGACCCGAACACAATGGTCGCTCTTACCGGTCTGCCCGCCCTGCAACCCGTCGCACAGGAGGCCGCCGCCCGCCTGGACGCCGCCCTCGCCTCGCTCGCCTGA